Proteins co-encoded in one Corylus avellana chromosome ca9, CavTom2PMs-1.0 genomic window:
- the LOC132161884 gene encoding uncharacterized protein LOC132161884, whose translation MERKRTLTMNWDGLRDDDDADDRFYESNDRVSSAISLDLASSSSEEDDDSVDFEESRVSFTSAASSAHSAKSRSSSSPPPDYDVWISAPGSINERRKRLLRGMGLDNNKKDFISFKRIVSNRSQSQRLTSAPTTSPTKEPKTESPSNSNSNSPSPSQLPLVLVRSRSDSDIETFSISRRRKVELIGAVSKQRLTRTYSMILAPHARVFPPYADSIRVWPKGSESATGTGRSIRGALSKTRFGAFFLIKNLDTGTEFIVSEYDEDGMWNRLSDLQTGRKLTMEEFEKCVGYSPVVKELMRREKVSSNLMNGIDESAIERKVSANSYFSKSLRMSKRGGAALLKNVRGIANSMSGGLIGEKEREFSQLPFPVLLEQRLGKNSSEWVKVRQSGKTYKELSALHLCQEIQAHEGSIWTIKFSHDARFLASAGEDRVVHVWEVQECEIMSLRPIEEGGAMTQNMSPIHPSLCAASPDNRPSPALGEVTPLPSEKKRKGKSATRKWNSIPDYVHVPETVFSLSERPVCSFQGHADDVLDLSWSKSQLLLSSSMDKTVRLWDLESKSCLKLFAHNDYVTCIQFNPVDDNYFISGSLDAKVRLWSIPDRHVVDWIDFHEMVTAASYTPDGQGAIIGSHKGIIRKYNTEDCKLDQISQIDIQTKKKSHAKKITGFQFAPGNPSEVLVTSADSRIRILDGSDITHKFKGFRNTSSQIAASFSVDGRYIISASEDSHVYIWKREEPRNAGNGKGKNLVTVQQQEHFQCKDVSVAIPWPGTIKGDPPPMPVHSKRHSKTSNSPLPSASASPIREDNSTNSKRHLPPLPKKGSTAQESVSTPTEEELALVSRTESGIGESFNSVSASVRVGDSFSISAAANPSSSWSSSWSLFDAGNTHVSHGIQPTSWGLVIVTAGLGGEIRAYQNFGLPRRIGRQTSLFGGNT comes from the exons ATGGAACGCAAACGGACTCTAACGATGAACTGGGACGGCCTCCGCGACGACGACGACGCCGACGACCGCTTCTACGAGTCAAACGACAGAGTCTCCTCTGCCATTTCGCTCGACCTCGCGTCCTCCTCATCTGAAGAAGACGACGACAGCGTCGACTTCGAAGAAAGTCGCGTGTCCTTCACCTCCGCCGCCTCCTCCGCCCACTCCGCCAAATCTCGAAGCTCCTCGTCCCCACCCCCCGACTACGATGTCTGGATCTCCGCGCCGGGGTCCATCAACGAACGCCGCAAGCGCCTACTACGTGGCATGGGCTTGGACAACAATAAGAAAGATTTTATCAGCTTCAAACGCATCGTTTCAAATAGATCTCAATCTCAACGGCTTACTTCTGCACCAACTACCTCTCCTACCAAAGAACCCAAAACAGAGTCGCCTTcgaattccaattccaattcccCATCGCCGTCGCAATTGCCGCTCGTTCTGGTCCGGTCACGGTCCGACAGCGATATCGAGACATTTTCGATATCCAGGCGACGGAAAGTGGAGTTGATCGGCGCAGTATCGAAGCAAAGGCTCACGAGAACCTACTCGATGATACTCGCGCCACACGCTCGAGTATTCCCTCCGTACGCGGATTCCATCAGAGTGTGGCCGAAAGGATCCGAATCCGCCACCGGTACCGGGCGGTCCATCCGGGGCGCGCTGTCGAAGACCCGGTTCGGCGCGTTCTTTCTAATCAAGAACCTGGACACGGGGACGGAGTTCATCGTAAGCGAGTACGACGAAGACGGGATGTGGAACAGGCTCAGTGACCTTCAGACCGGGAGGAAGCTGACGATGGAGGAATTCGAAAAGTGTGTTGGGTATTCTCCGGTGGTGAAGGAGCTAATGCGTCGAGAGAAAGTCTCATCGAATCTGATGAACGGCATCGACGAAAGCGCCATCGAGAGAAAAGTGAGCGCCAATTCGTATTTCTCCAAGAGTCTAAGGATGAGCAAGAGAGGAGGGGCTGCGCTGTTGAAGAACGTGAGGGGAATAGCGAATTCGATGAGCGGAGGGTTGATTGGTGAGAAGGAGAGAGAATTCTCGCAGCTTCCATTTCCGGTACTGTTAGAGCAGAGACTAGGAAAAAATTCGTCGGAATGGGTAAAAGTCCGGCAGAGCGGGAAGACGTACAAGGAGCTCTCGGCGCTGCATTTATGCCAAGAGATTCAGGCCCACGAGGGGTCGATTTGGACGATCAAATTCAGCCACGACGCACGGTTTCTTGCCAGCGCAGGGGAGGATCGGGTGGTTCACGTGTGGGAAGTGCAGGAGTGCGAGATCATGTCGTTAAGGCCTATTGAGGAAGGAGGAGCTATGACCCAGAATATGAGTCCCATCCATCCTTCGTTGTGTGCTGCTTCGCCGGATAATAGGCCCTCTCCGGCTCTTGGGGAGGTTACGCCATTGCCGtcggagaagaagagaaagggaAAGTCTGCCACCAGAAAATGGAATTCGATTCCAGATTATGTTCACGTGCCGGAGACAGTATTCTCGCTTTCAGAGAGGCCTGTCTGCTCATTCCAAGGTCATGCGGATGATGTTTTGGACCTGTCCTGGTCCAAATCTCAG CTGTTGCTTTCATCTTCAATGGACAAAACTGTGAGATTATGGGACTTAGAAAGCAAGAGCTGCTTAAAGTTGTTTGCCCACAATGACTATG TAACTTGCATACAGTTCAATCCTGTAGATGACAATTATTTCATTAGTGGCTCACTGGATGCAAAGGTTAGGCTATGGAGCATACCTGATCGGCATGTTGTAGACTGGATTGACTTTCATGAAATGGTCACCGCTGCATCTTACACCCCTGATGGCCAG GGTGCCATCATTGGTTCACACAAAGGGATTATTCGCAAGTATAACACAGAAG ATTGCAAGTTGGATCAAATAAGCCAAATCGATATTCAAACAAAGAAGAAATCTCACGCTAAAAAAATTACTGGCTTCCAG TTTGCCCCAGGAAATCCATCTGAAGTGCTTGTTACTTCTGCTGATTCCCGGATTCGGATTTTGGATGGTTCAGATATCACTCATAAGTTCAAAG GCTTTCGAAATACAAGCAGCCAAATTGCAGCTTCTTTTAGTGTAGACGGGAGATATATCATCAGTGCAAGTGAAGACTCTCATGTTTACATTTGGAAGCGAGAAGAGCCCAGAAATGCAGGCAATGGAAAAGGCAAAAACTTAGTCACCGTCCAACAACAAGAGCACTTTCAGTGCAAGGATGTTTCAGTAGCAATCCCATGGCCAGGCACAATAAAAGGTGATCCCCCTCCCATGCCAGTGCATTCAAAAAGGCACTCCAAAACTTCCAACTCCCCATTACCATCCGCCAGTGCTTCTCCAATCAGAGAGGACAACAGCACAAACAGTAAAAGACATTTGCCACCGCTTCCCAAGAAAGGCTCCACTGCTCAAGAAAGTGTTTCAACTCCCACAGAGGAAGAGCTTGCTCTGGTTTCTCGTACGGAATCAGGGATTGGTGAGTCTTTCAATTCAGTCTCTGCATCAGTTAGGGTCGGCGATTCTTTTTCCATATCTGCTGCTGCAAATCCATCCTCTTCTTGGTCTTCCTCTTGGTCTTTGTTTGATGCTGGAAATACCCATGTGAGCCATGGCATCCAACCAACATCATGGGGGTTGGTAATTGTCACAGCCGGGCTGGGAGGTGAAATCAGGGCTTACCAAAATTTTGGGTTGCCGCGTAGGATCGGCCGCCAGACCAGTCTCTTCGGAGGCAATacatga